A region from the Paenibacillus humicola genome encodes:
- a CDS encoding Gfo/Idh/MocA family protein — protein MSKIKVAVVGCGAIALRRHVPEYAANPNVEFIAFADPKIERARKFAETYGGKSYSSYEELLKNEKPDAVSVCTPNYLHAEVAIAAANAGAHVLVEKPMAVTAEEGERMIEAARKNGVFLMVGHNQRLMPPHVKAKEILDSGKLGRVLTFRTSFGHPGPEGWSLDGRNSWFFRKEEAIMGAMGDLGVHKSDFIRYLLSDEVAEVAGFVGTIHKEGTDVDDNATCILRMKSGAIGTLVASWTQYKGGDNSTTLWCEKGVMKIGTVHGDEVIVELVDGISETYKVGAMATNEKQVPSGVIDAFVECIRTNTPPSISGEEGLRSLKVILAAFESQATGKIIKL, from the coding sequence ATGAGCAAAATTAAAGTCGCGGTCGTCGGCTGCGGCGCCATCGCGCTGCGCAGACATGTACCGGAATATGCCGCCAATCCGAACGTCGAATTCATCGCGTTCGCCGATCCGAAAATCGAACGCGCGCGGAAATTTGCCGAAACCTACGGCGGCAAAAGCTACAGCAGCTATGAAGAGCTGCTGAAGAACGAGAAGCCGGACGCGGTCAGCGTCTGCACGCCGAACTATCTTCATGCCGAGGTCGCCATCGCCGCCGCCAATGCCGGCGCGCATGTGCTGGTCGAGAAGCCGATGGCCGTCACGGCCGAGGAAGGCGAGCGCATGATCGAAGCGGCCCGCAAGAACGGCGTGTTCCTGATGGTCGGCCACAACCAGCGCCTGATGCCTCCTCACGTGAAAGCGAAGGAAATTCTCGATTCCGGCAAATTGGGCCGGGTGCTCACGTTCCGCACCTCGTTTGGCCACCCGGGTCCGGAAGGCTGGAGCCTCGACGGGCGGAACAGCTGGTTTTTCCGCAAGGAAGAAGCGATCATGGGCGCAATGGGCGACCTTGGCGTGCATAAATCAGACTTTATCCGGTATTTACTCAGCGACGAAGTGGCCGAAGTGGCCGGGTTCGTCGGCACGATTCATAAGGAAGGAACCGACGTCGACGATAACGCTACCTGCATCCTGCGCATGAAAAGCGGCGCGATCGGCACGCTCGTGGCCAGCTGGACGCAGTATAAGGGCGGCGACAACAGTACGACGCTCTGGTGCGAGAAGGGTGTCATGAAGATCGGTACGGTGCACGGGGACGAGGTCATCGTCGAGCTGGTCGACGGCATCTCCGAGACGTACAAGGTCGGCGCTATGGCGACGAACGAGAAGCAGGTGCCGAGCGGGGTCATCGACGCTTTTGTCGAATGCATTCGGACAAACACGCCGCCAAGCATCTCCGGCGAGGAAGGTCTGCGTTCGCTCAAAGTCATTTTGGCCGCCTTCGAATCCCAGGCAACGGGCAAAATCATCAAGCTGTAA
- a CDS encoding cyclase family protein produces MRFQDVLSGKKYDLGHPLDRGTPVWPSHPPFFMTLNNRHGDVPDASNCGYGSANEVIVTSGHHSTHIDALGHISSHGALYGDVAAADVQRGRGQQRGLVSHGVETIEPIVRRGIMLDIPLLKGKSHLEAAEPVTEGDLQAAAGKQDVSVQAGDCVLIRTGWSRFYGDKNVYLAGGGGLPGPDITAAKWLAGKGIFLTGSDTIVYEQMVPDGPGLPVHQELIARCGIHLIECLNLEELAADQVYEFLFVCIPLKITGATGSPVRPVAIV; encoded by the coding sequence ATGCGATTCCAGGACGTTTTGAGCGGTAAAAAATACGATTTGGGGCATCCGCTCGACAGAGGCACCCCGGTCTGGCCGTCTCATCCGCCGTTTTTCATGACGCTGAACAACAGGCATGGAGACGTCCCCGACGCCTCGAACTGCGGGTACGGGTCCGCCAATGAAGTCATCGTCACGAGCGGTCATCACTCGACCCATATCGATGCGCTCGGCCATATTTCCAGTCATGGCGCTCTTTATGGAGACGTTGCGGCGGCCGATGTCCAGCGCGGGCGGGGACAGCAGCGCGGCCTCGTCAGCCACGGCGTCGAAACGATCGAGCCGATCGTCAGGCGAGGGATCATGCTGGACATTCCGCTGCTGAAGGGGAAAAGTCATCTGGAAGCCGCCGAACCCGTCACGGAGGGCGACTTGCAGGCGGCGGCCGGCAAGCAGGACGTGTCCGTCCAGGCAGGCGACTGCGTGCTGATCCGCACGGGCTGGTCGCGGTTTTACGGCGACAAAAACGTCTATCTCGCCGGCGGCGGCGGGCTGCCCGGACCGGATATTACGGCGGCGAAATGGCTGGCGGGCAAGGGAATTTTCCTTACCGGGAGCGACACGATCGTGTATGAGCAGATGGTTCCGGACGGTCCGGGGCTGCCCGTTCACCAGGAGCTTATCGCGCGCTGCGGCATCCACCTGATCGAATGCCTGAACCTCGAGGAATTGGCGGCGGATCAAGTATACGAATTTCTGTTTGTTTGTATACCGCTCAAAATTACCGGCGCAACAGGCTCTCCCGTCCGGCCCGTGGCGATCGTGTGA
- a CDS encoding SDR family NAD(P)-dependent oxidoreductase has protein sequence MTEAKTFDLTGRVALVTGGSQGLGLEFAKTLAGAGAKVAVTSRDERKAKEAADQVAGSTGGEAIGVTVDVTDSGSIGRMADAVVDAFGRCDILINNAGINIRKPILEYDEDSWDLVQTTNLKAPFLCTKAVVPHMIRQNYGRIINIASMLGQVALPERSAYCSSKGGLIQLTKVMALEWASHNITANAVCPGPFATELNKVVIENPEANKFFMDHLPVKRWGEPGELSGLILYLASDMSSFMTGSAITIDGGWTVE, from the coding sequence ATGACAGAAGCAAAGACATTCGATTTGACAGGCAGGGTCGCACTCGTTACAGGCGGAAGCCAGGGGCTTGGACTGGAGTTCGCGAAAACGCTGGCCGGCGCGGGGGCCAAGGTCGCGGTAACGAGCCGCGACGAGCGCAAAGCGAAGGAGGCGGCCGATCAGGTTGCCGGCTCGACCGGAGGCGAGGCGATCGGCGTGACGGTGGACGTGACCGATTCCGGCAGCATCGGGCGGATGGCGGACGCGGTGGTCGACGCTTTCGGCCGGTGCGACATTTTGATCAACAATGCCGGGATTAACATTCGCAAGCCGATTCTGGAGTATGACGAAGACAGCTGGGATCTGGTGCAGACCACGAATTTGAAGGCGCCCTTCCTGTGCACGAAGGCCGTTGTCCCGCATATGATCCGGCAGAACTACGGCCGAATTATCAATATCGCTTCCATGCTCGGGCAGGTTGCGCTGCCGGAACGTTCCGCGTACTGCTCCAGCAAAGGCGGTTTGATCCAGCTCACCAAGGTGATGGCGCTGGAATGGGCGTCCCATAACATTACGGCCAACGCCGTTTGTCCGGGGCCGTTCGCAACCGAGCTCAACAAGGTCGTCATCGAGAATCCGGAGGCGAACAAGTTTTTCATGGACCACCTGCCCGTCAAACGGTGGGGCGAACCGGGCGAGCTGTCCGGGCTGATCCTTTATCTGGCTTCGGATATGTCGAGCTTCATGACGGGGTCGGCCATCACGATCGACGGCGGCTGGACCGTCGAATAA
- a CDS encoding sugar phosphate isomerase/epimerase family protein has product MKFGLTAYGTVFYMGIHPKATRPRFTAKDQIDMAEAYGLQGVELPYDTLRSGDADETAEYVRSKGMFLNIAAGGYDTANLKEAMRLANRVGAITVRTVVGGAKIGGDRRLMAGQWQPFLQTLLRNFGEVMAAAEPGGANLAVENHQDLASEELLWLCEQIGSKQFGITLDTGNPLATAEEPVDFFRRVAPHVRNVHLKDYNIFWSEEGYRLARCPLGQGVIDFPALLGILSEANPGVTLSVEHGALEARHIRVLMEDYWTEYPPRTALQLTRLLRFVEDHARSRGDWRTPYEKGESPEAIAAYEIDELNRGTAYLAALMKQYA; this is encoded by the coding sequence ATGAAATTCGGATTAACCGCTTATGGAACCGTTTTCTATATGGGCATTCACCCGAAAGCAACACGTCCGCGCTTCACGGCGAAGGATCAGATCGACATGGCCGAGGCATACGGTCTGCAGGGCGTCGAGCTGCCGTACGATACGCTGCGCAGCGGCGATGCCGACGAGACGGCGGAATATGTACGCAGCAAAGGGATGTTTCTCAATATCGCGGCCGGCGGCTACGATACCGCCAACTTGAAGGAAGCGATGCGGCTGGCGAACCGTGTCGGCGCCATCACGGTACGGACGGTCGTCGGCGGAGCCAAAATCGGCGGCGACCGCCGGCTGATGGCGGGCCAGTGGCAGCCGTTCCTGCAAACGCTGCTCCGCAATTTCGGCGAGGTCATGGCAGCGGCCGAGCCGGGCGGCGCCAATCTGGCGGTGGAGAATCATCAGGACCTGGCCTCCGAGGAACTGCTTTGGCTGTGCGAGCAAATCGGCTCGAAGCAGTTCGGCATCACGCTCGATACCGGCAACCCCTTGGCCACGGCCGAGGAGCCGGTCGATTTCTTCCGCCGGGTCGCCCCGCACGTGCGCAACGTTCATCTGAAGGATTACAACATCTTCTGGTCGGAGGAAGGCTACCGGCTGGCCCGCTGCCCGCTGGGGCAGGGCGTGATCGATTTTCCGGCGCTGCTCGGCATTCTGTCCGAAGCCAATCCCGGCGTGACGCTGTCCGTCGAGCACGGGGCGTTGGAAGCGCGGCATATCCGGGTGCTGATGGAAGACTATTGGACGGAATACCCGCCGCGCACCGCGCTGCAGCTTACCCGTCTGCTGCGGTTTGTCGAGGATCATGCGCGTTCGAGAGGAGATTGGCGCACCCCTTACGAGAAAGGGGAATCTCCGGAGGCGATCGCGGCCTACGAAATCGACGAGTTGAATCGCGGCACGGCGTATTTGGCCGCTCTGATGAAGCAGTACGCATAA
- a CDS encoding SDR family NAD(P)-dependent oxidoreductase produces the protein MPTIDLQGKNAVVTGSSRGLGKQYALDLAAAGANVIVHDVNEEAAAQFNEAPSGSAVASEIAAQYGVKSYFVAADLSDPEQTKRLIDRSIELLGSIDILVNNAGGDIGANTPRPDPNDALDISVEDIRAVVERNLLSTMYACKFAGLHMRERRSGKIVNVGSIAGHVAVKNGLIYAAAKMGVSQYTRSLAEQLRPYDVNVNCISPAPTYTARFLATRTVQGQEERSRLQQIAQPKDMSDIVMFLCGPQSDALSGETIVCWK, from the coding sequence ATGCCAACCATCGATTTGCAAGGGAAAAACGCCGTTGTCACCGGTTCCAGCCGCGGGCTCGGCAAGCAGTATGCGCTTGATCTGGCGGCAGCCGGCGCGAACGTCATCGTCCACGACGTGAACGAGGAAGCGGCTGCGCAGTTTAACGAAGCGCCGTCCGGCAGCGCCGTCGCTTCGGAGATTGCCGCTCAGTACGGCGTGAAATCGTATTTTGTCGCAGCCGACTTAAGCGACCCGGAGCAGACGAAACGGCTGATCGACCGGTCGATCGAGCTGCTTGGCTCCATCGACATTCTGGTCAACAACGCGGGCGGGGATATCGGCGCGAATACGCCGCGTCCGGATCCGAACGACGCGCTCGATATTTCCGTGGAAGACATTCGCGCCGTCGTTGAACGCAATCTGCTGTCTACCATGTACGCCTGCAAGTTCGCCGGGCTGCATATGCGCGAGCGCCGCAGCGGCAAAATCGTGAACGTCGGCTCGATCGCCGGGCACGTGGCGGTCAAAAACGGGCTCATTTACGCCGCCGCCAAAATGGGCGTTTCGCAGTATACGCGCAGTCTCGCCGAGCAGCTTCGCCCTTACGACGTGAACGTCAATTGCATTTCGCCGGCTCCGACCTATACGGCGAGGTTCCTTGCGACGCGCACCGTACAGGGGCAGGAGGAGCGCTCCCGTTTGCAGCAAATCGCGCAGCCGAAGGATATGTCCGACATCGTCATGTTTCTGTGCGGGCCGCAATCCGACGCGCTCTCCGGCGAGACGATCGTCTGCTGGAAGTAA
- a CDS encoding SDR family NAD(P)-dependent oxidoreductase — MGNRLAGKTVIVTGGTKGIGKGIAEMCAVEGANVTVSGLDESEGLQVVRELKEKLGAKAVFAGGDISQEETCRRIVDDTVQAFGRVDGLVNNAGIYPRSSLLNTTEELFDAVFAVNIKGAFFLCKYAVASMIETGGGSIVHIGSTHGYKGGKDLSPYAISKGALLTLSRHIASNYSRDKVRSNWITVGWVASEGEIELHERMGKGREELIAFANSRIPSGRMQTPEDMAYGAVYLLSDESSQVTGSELAIAGGLNI; from the coding sequence ATGGGCAATCGGTTAGCGGGTAAAACGGTTATCGTAACGGGCGGTACAAAGGGCATCGGTAAAGGGATCGCCGAAATGTGCGCCGTTGAAGGCGCCAATGTGACGGTCAGCGGGCTGGATGAATCCGAGGGCCTTCAGGTCGTGCGGGAGCTTAAAGAGAAGCTGGGCGCCAAGGCCGTATTTGCCGGCGGCGACATTTCGCAGGAGGAGACGTGCAGGCGGATCGTCGACGACACGGTGCAGGCTTTCGGCAGGGTGGACGGACTGGTCAACAACGCCGGCATTTATCCGCGAAGCAGCCTGCTGAATACGACGGAGGAGCTGTTCGACGCGGTATTCGCCGTCAATATTAAAGGGGCTTTCTTTCTCTGCAAATACGCGGTCGCCTCGATGATCGAAACGGGAGGCGGCTCGATTGTGCACATCGGCTCCACGCACGGCTATAAAGGCGGTAAAGATTTATCGCCTTACGCCATTTCCAAAGGAGCGCTGCTGACGCTCAGCCGCCATATCGCATCCAATTACAGCCGGGACAAGGTCCGTTCGAACTGGATCACTGTCGGCTGGGTCGCATCGGAGGGCGAAATCGAGCTGCACGAAAGGATGGGGAAGGGCCGGGAGGAATTGATCGCTTTCGCGAATTCCCGCATCCCGAGCGGCAGAATGCAGACGCCGGAAGATATGGCTTACGGCGCCGTCTATCTGCTGTCGGACGAATCGAGTCAGGTGACCGGCTCCGAGCTCGCCATCGCGGGCGGACTCAATATTTAA
- a CDS encoding MBL fold metallo-hydrolase, with protein sequence MMQPNVRTGAALIREIDETKVPYGMVAIWFLGQVSVVIKGGDKVVYVDPYLASSPHRQFAPPLLPEEAVNAGYVLITHEHSDHLDPDTIPSMAKAGNKTVFVAPGCCLEALASMGVPQERRVHAVTNEWLSFGDFRVKPLPSAHEELEYDEKLDHRYVGYVLELNGVKLYHAGDTTVYPGLIETLRAESLDLGLLPINGRDPFRNSRNIIGNMNYREAAELAVAAGIDTVVPTHYDMFAGNSEHPGYFVDYLYDKHPAQKSHVMARFERYIYVSGRALK encoded by the coding sequence ATGATGCAGCCGAACGTTCGAACAGGAGCAGCGCTCATCCGGGAAATCGACGAAACGAAGGTGCCGTACGGCATGGTCGCCATCTGGTTTCTCGGGCAGGTGAGCGTTGTCATTAAAGGCGGGGACAAGGTCGTTTATGTCGATCCTTATCTCGCATCTTCGCCGCACCGGCAGTTTGCGCCGCCGCTCCTTCCGGAGGAGGCGGTAAACGCCGGCTACGTGCTGATCACGCACGAGCATAGCGATCATCTCGACCCGGACACGATTCCCTCCATGGCGAAAGCGGGGAACAAAACCGTATTTGTTGCGCCGGGCTGCTGTCTGGAGGCGCTGGCGTCCATGGGCGTGCCGCAGGAGCGGCGCGTGCATGCCGTCACGAACGAGTGGCTTTCGTTCGGCGATTTCCGCGTCAAGCCGCTGCCCTCTGCGCACGAGGAGCTGGAATACGACGAGAAGCTCGATCATCGTTATGTCGGCTACGTGCTTGAGCTGAACGGCGTCAAGCTGTATCATGCCGGCGATACGACGGTTTATCCGGGGCTGATCGAGACGCTTCGGGCCGAGTCGCTCGACCTCGGCCTGCTGCCGATCAATGGCAGAGACCCGTTCCGGAACAGCCGCAACATCATCGGCAACATGAACTACCGCGAAGCGGCGGAGCTGGCGGTCGCCGCCGGAATCGACACCGTCGTTCCGACCCATTACGATATGTTCGCGGGCAATTCCGAGCATCCGGGCTATTTCGTCGATTACCTGTACGATAAGCATCCGGCGCAGAAAAGCCACGTCATGGCACGGTTCGAACGGTACATTTATGTTTCGGGGCGCGCGCTGAAATAG
- a CDS encoding alpha/beta fold hydrolase: protein MNEPFVDHTVISPDGTEIAYRTIGRGPALVIVHGTFRAAVHYEQLARLLSDTFTVCIMDRRGRGGSGPMDADYSFRREREDLAAVLAQTSAELVFGHSLGGLIALEAAAALPLRQIAIYEPPITAHMVPTGWIAEFEKALAEQDYVHSLILFFKAVGGNHIPDEQLENIRQHIHHHPEWPSMVQLLPTLPIEVREAARAVADMEKYRDVSAETLLMIGTENPDFKQPEVIRAFERLVPHSRTVMLPGLGHNAPDMDAPEPVAQQLKAFFNR from the coding sequence ATGAACGAACCGTTTGTTGACCATACCGTCATCTCGCCGGACGGCACCGAAATCGCTTATCGCACGATCGGCCGGGGACCGGCGCTCGTTATCGTCCACGGCACCTTTCGTGCCGCGGTCCACTATGAGCAGCTGGCCCGATTGCTGTCCGATACGTTTACCGTTTGCATCATGGACCGCAGAGGCCGCGGCGGCAGCGGTCCGATGGACGCCGATTACAGCTTTCGGAGGGAACGGGAGGATCTTGCAGCCGTATTGGCGCAAACGTCGGCGGAGCTTGTTTTCGGCCACAGCCTGGGCGGCCTGATCGCCCTTGAAGCGGCAGCCGCATTGCCGCTGCGCCAAATCGCCATTTACGAGCCTCCGATCACCGCCCATATGGTGCCGACCGGCTGGATTGCCGAATTCGAGAAAGCGCTCGCCGAACAGGATTATGTCCATTCGCTGATCCTGTTTTTCAAAGCGGTGGGCGGCAATCATATTCCCGATGAACAGCTCGAAAACATCCGGCAGCATATTCATCATCATCCGGAATGGCCGTCGATGGTTCAGCTGCTGCCGACGCTGCCGATCGAAGTCCGCGAAGCCGCCCGTGCCGTCGCCGATATGGAAAAATACCGGGACGTTTCGGCCGAAACGCTGCTGATGATCGGGACGGAGAACCCGGACTTCAAACAGCCGGAGGTTATTCGGGCTTTCGAACGCCTGGTGCCTCATTCGCGAACGGTCATGCTGCCCGGGCTCGGCCATAATGCGCCCGATATGGATGCGCCGGAGCCGGTCGCACAGCAGTTAAAAGCGTTTTTCAACCGGTAA
- a CDS encoding GNAT family N-acetyltransferase translates to MTINLPIAPHEVPVLREWVGWEGRQADYPLLFERCNFWAGCRDEAGTLIAFGYVAGTGLQHGYMEDIIVHPDYRGKGIGRALVTALLEEAGRFGLEIVTVTYALEHAGFYSKSGFSPCSGGLWRRRGSTEK, encoded by the coding sequence ATGACGATCAATCTCCCCATCGCCCCGCACGAGGTGCCGGTATTGCGAGAGTGGGTCGGCTGGGAGGGCCGGCAGGCCGATTATCCGCTTTTATTCGAACGCTGCAATTTCTGGGCAGGCTGCAGAGACGAAGCCGGCACCCTGATTGCGTTCGGTTATGTCGCAGGGACGGGTCTGCAGCATGGTTATATGGAAGATATCATCGTTCATCCGGATTACCGGGGGAAAGGAATCGGCCGGGCTTTGGTCACCGCTTTGCTTGAGGAGGCCGGGCGTTTCGGTTTGGAAATCGTAACGGTTACTTATGCGCTCGAACATGCCGGATTTTATTCGAAAAGCGGTTTCAGCCCCTGTTCCGGAGGCCTTTGGAGGAGAAGGGGTTCGACGGAAAAGTAA
- a CDS encoding PrsW family glutamic-type intramembrane protease: MTEAFWQIRSGIRDSLESTYRWWKAWLERHRYIRLAYAAYAWISLAVLVFGLIWYKDVRTMMVQYLWSFYVLLQFWVLCRSKTLKWRTAAAFVLAGILFSVPFSVLAVSAVHAVFGGNPSDIWSTAGLTPVAEETFKLIPLAAFLLFSRRASALSLADFTLIGAASGTGFQLMEELSRRWINSGVLADRYGYSVTMLGGETIHWDLFTLFPGRFEESFLPTVMSVSHPVHTAMITLGCGISWRLRKRWTAWIYCFPALLLLWAILDHAAYNGQYELPKWIIRLNDWTGSGYKTKPVFLFMLACSLLADYWALNRVRAKVPRLPTETWINPFSEWWSMGLAIVRRNGRFGYLAKLFRSRRELGFVLLYGNAEAAGTEGETRERIRRIFAAAAGAAILLLAAGALAGMAQFATSGTGSACFSCLFDSLQNWWDGLSGLEKGTIILGALALSLLFFEFWPAVGIALTIPGIAGSGHEIASDIRDPKRLLTPANAASLALALLLSRLPLGKAMEWAVKRGRGRLAKWLEKLLRKERDLPGPEKPHGPPEPEKPPKHGDGDPDRPPDKDNDANPAAAGEPVHEVEIVDQRGNPVGEFDEIDLKNGVFYEDKTAKGLDIINPRTGLPAQTPQQFADKQILAKTRNRILNLQTKAAATRATPHGSSEIPSIDDIKSIRKFVFRLDGDTPELRSAVENSLNRLRSEFPDYTFNVLFGGKP, encoded by the coding sequence ATGACAGAAGCATTCTGGCAAATCCGAAGCGGAATCCGTGACAGTCTGGAATCGACTTATCGATGGTGGAAAGCGTGGCTGGAGCGGCACCGGTATATTCGGCTGGCTTACGCGGCGTATGCCTGGATCTCGCTGGCCGTGCTGGTGTTCGGGCTGATCTGGTACAAGGATGTCCGCACGATGATGGTGCAGTATTTATGGTCGTTTTATGTGCTGCTCCAATTCTGGGTCCTGTGCCGGAGCAAAACGCTGAAATGGCGGACGGCCGCCGCCTTCGTCCTGGCGGGCATCCTGTTCTCCGTACCGTTTTCCGTGCTTGCCGTGTCGGCGGTTCATGCGGTTTTCGGCGGCAATCCGTCGGATATCTGGTCAACCGCCGGTCTGACGCCGGTTGCGGAGGAAACGTTCAAGCTTATCCCGCTGGCGGCTTTCCTGCTGTTCTCGCGCCGCGCCTCCGCCCTCAGTCTGGCGGATTTTACGCTGATCGGAGCTGCATCCGGCACCGGCTTCCAGCTGATGGAGGAGCTGAGCCGTCGCTGGATCAATTCCGGCGTGCTGGCGGACAGGTACGGCTACAGCGTCACGATGCTGGGCGGCGAGACGATTCACTGGGATCTTTTTACGCTGTTTCCGGGCCGGTTTGAGGAAAGCTTTTTGCCGACGGTCATGAGCGTCAGCCATCCGGTGCATACGGCGATGATCACGCTCGGCTGCGGTATCTCCTGGCGGCTTCGGAAGAGATGGACCGCGTGGATCTATTGTTTTCCCGCTCTGCTGCTGCTGTGGGCGATCCTTGATCATGCCGCGTATAACGGGCAGTATGAGCTGCCCAAGTGGATCATTCGCCTGAACGACTGGACCGGCAGCGGGTATAAGACGAAACCGGTGTTTCTCTTCATGCTCGCCTGTTCGCTGCTGGCCGATTACTGGGCGCTGAACCGGGTGCGCGCCAAGGTGCCCCGGCTCCCGACGGAAACGTGGATCAACCCGTTCTCCGAATGGTGGAGCATGGGACTTGCAATCGTGCGCCGAAATGGAAGGTTCGGTTATTTAGCCAAGCTTTTCCGCAGCAGGCGGGAGCTGGGGTTCGTGCTGCTGTACGGCAATGCAGAGGCTGCGGGCACCGAAGGCGAGACGCGGGAGCGGATCAGGCGCATTTTCGCCGCTGCGGCCGGGGCTGCAATTCTGCTGCTCGCTGCCGGCGCCCTGGCGGGAATGGCGCAGTTCGCGACAAGCGGCACCGGCTCCGCCTGCTTCTCCTGTCTGTTCGATTCCCTGCAAAATTGGTGGGACGGGCTGAGCGGGCTGGAGAAGGGGACGATCATTCTGGGTGCGCTGGCGCTGTCTCTGCTGTTTTTCGAATTTTGGCCAGCGGTCGGCATCGCGCTTACCATCCCCGGCATCGCCGGCAGCGGCCACGAAATCGCCAGCGATATCCGCGATCCGAAGCGGCTCCTGACGCCGGCTAACGCCGCCTCGCTGGCGCTGGCGCTGCTGCTCAGCCGCCTGCCGCTCGGCAAAGCGATGGAGTGGGCGGTGAAACGGGGACGGGGCAGGCTCGCGAAATGGCTGGAAAAGCTGCTTCGCAAGGAGCGCGATTTGCCGGGGCCCGAGAAACCGCATGGGCCGCCGGAGCCCGAAAAACCGCCTAAGCATGGCGACGGCGATCCCGACCGTCCGCCCGACAAGGACAATGACGCAAATCCGGCCGCGGCAGGAGAACCGGTGCATGAGGTCGAAATTGTCGATCAGCGGGGCAATCCGGTAGGCGAATTCGACGAAATCGATCTGAAGAACGGCGTTTTCTACGAGGACAAAACGGCCAAAGGCCTGGACATCATCAATCCGAGAACGGGCCTGCCGGCGCAGACGCCTCAGCAGTTTGCGGACAAACAAATTTTGGCGAAAACCCGCAACCGTATTTTGAATTTGCAGACCAAGGCGGCCGCCACCCGGGCGACGCCTCACGGATCGAGCGAAATCCCCTCGATCGACGACATCAAATCGATCCGCAAGTTCGTGTTTCGATTAGACGGCGACACGCCCGAGCTCAGGTCGGCCGTCGAAAACAGCCTGAACCGGCTGCGGTCGGAATTTCCGGATTATACGTTTAACGTTTTGTTTGGAGGGAAGCCGTAA
- a CDS encoding polysaccharide deacetylase family protein — translation MDFANHMKSERFLIVHADDYGMCHTTNRAIMQLLDEGAVTSTTLMVNCPWSLEAAAAAAKSKYDVGVHLTLTSEWDRYKWGPVCHSSDVGSLVNELGHFPAASEPVVQSDPEQIRRELVAQIETALRMGVDPTHLDNHMGSLRPFMELYVDLCGMYRLPFRFRKNPQNRIGNEEEIARKADRSGILYPNEIVALPFYLEDGDDYAVTKQRAVDLLKGLKPGVTELVFHPSLDTEELKAITDTWQARRYEFDVFRDPEVQQVIRQEEIRLIGWRELRELQRQAG, via the coding sequence ATGGATTTTGCGAATCACATGAAATCGGAACGGTTTCTCATCGTCCATGCGGACGATTACGGGATGTGCCATACGACGAACCGGGCTATCATGCAGCTGCTGGACGAAGGCGCCGTTACATCGACGACGCTGATGGTGAACTGCCCGTGGTCGCTCGAAGCGGCGGCAGCCGCCGCGAAATCGAAGTATGATGTCGGCGTACATCTTACGCTGACGAGCGAATGGGACCGGTACAAATGGGGACCGGTTTGCCATTCAAGCGACGTCGGCTCGCTCGTGAACGAGCTCGGCCATTTTCCGGCGGCATCCGAACCGGTTGTGCAGAGCGATCCGGAGCAGATCAGGCGAGAGCTCGTCGCGCAAATCGAAACCGCGCTGCGCATGGGCGTGGATCCGACGCATCTCGATAACCACATGGGCTCGCTGCGGCCGTTCATGGAGCTCTATGTGGACCTCTGCGGCATGTACCGGCTGCCGTTCCGTTTTCGGAAAAATCCGCAAAACCGGATCGGGAACGAAGAGGAAATCGCAAGGAAGGCGGACCGGTCGGGTATTCTGTATCCCAACGAGATCGTCGCCCTGCCGTTTTATTTGGAGGATGGGGACGACTATGCCGTCACGAAGCAAAGGGCTGTCGATCTGCTGAAAGGGCTGAAACCCGGCGTTACGGAGCTCGTATTTCATCCTTCCCTCGATACGGAAGAATTGAAAGCGATTACGGATACGTGGCAGGCGCGCCGCTATGAATTTGATGTGTTCCGCGACCCGGAGGTGCAGCAGGTTATCCGGCAGGAGGAGATCCGCCTGATCGGCTGGCGGGAGCTGCGGGAGCTGCAGCGGCAGGCCGGGTAA